A stretch of DNA from Synechococcus sp. JA-3-3Ab:
CTGTACCAAGTGCGGGCACATCCACACCAAGTTGGGTGGCGCAAAGGTGTTTCGATGCCCAAAGTGCAACCATAGGCTACCACGAGATTGGCAAGGCGCTCTGGGTGTTATGCTCAGGGCTTTGCGGGATACCGCCTTTCTGTTTGGACTCCGTCCGAGTAGCGCGGTCGCGTCAGCGTCGCGTAGTGACAACGGAAACGGACAGAATGCTATCGCTTCACCGCTGAGCAGTAATGCTCAGCAGTGTTCAGCGTAAATGTATCAGTTTGCAGCTAGGAAACCCCAAAAATCCTCAGCAAGACTCCGGCACGGACGGAAAACTGCGCTCCCAGCCATAGCGGTCTGGAAGAGCCTCCCCAGCACCTCAAGGTGCCAACTGCGCGATAACAACAGAACCGCAAAATCTAAGATTGAGAACCCCAATCCCTGCCACCGTGCTTTCTGCTCTCTCCGCAAAAGAGGCGGCAGCCAAGGGATCCTAAAATAGGGGAAAAGCTCTCTCCCGGCTCCACCGTGGCACCTCGTGGTTTCAAACCCATTCAGAACCGCTCCGGTAGGGAGAGCCTGGCTCCCTACGTGCGCACCTTGCCCCTGGTGATCGACGCCATGCTGGATCTGGCGCAGGTGCGGGGCGACGATCTCCTCTACGACTTGGGCTGTGGGGATGGCCGCATTCCTATCCGGGCAGCCCAGCGCTGCGGCACGCGGGGCCTGGGGGTGGATATCGACCCAGAGCGCATCCTAGAGGCACAGCAGGCGGCCCAAGCCGCTCAGGTTCAGGATCGGGTCAGTTTTCGGCAGCAGGACTTGCTCACCCTGGATCTCTCGCCAGCGACGGTGGTGACCTGTTATTTGCTGCCCCGCTCCCACCTGCTGATTCGAGACAAGCTGCGCAGCGAGCTCCGGCCTGGCGCCCGCCTGGTCACCCACACTTTCGATATGGGGGATTGGCCGCCCACCGCCACCACCACCGTGTCAGATGTTATCAACACCTACACCATCTATCTCTGGCGGATTTAGCCCCCACTTTTTGCCAGCCCTCTTGACTTGCCTGTTCGCTCCTGGCCTAATTCAACTCAGCCCTCTCTCCCGTTCCCCCTTGAGACGCCGTCTACTTGAGTTCTGGCGCCGCCGCTTCCCCCACAGCCTGCGCACTCAGGTGGCGCTGGTGATTGCCAGCCTTTCCTTTGTCCCCAACTTGGTTTTCATCCTGTCGGTGCAGTGGATCCTCCCCGGCACAGAGCTCAGCCCCGAGGGATCTGTCCTGCTGCTGCTGTGGATCCCTTTGCTAGCAGGGCTATCGGCAGTGGTGGGCTATGTCCTGTCTTCCCTAATCTTGCGGCCCCTCACCTTGCTGGCCCGCGAGCTGGGCCATCTGGAAACCTTAATTAGCCAGCCGGCCCGTTGGAATTTGCTGCTCCGCCCCGGGGATCCCCAAGAGGCTTTGATCCTGCGCCAGGCCTTTGCCCATCTGCTGCGCCAGATCCAGATTGACCAATTGCGGCGGGAAGCCTTTACCGCCACCTTGGTGCATGACCTGAAAACCCCTCTCATTGCCTTTGGGCATTTGCTAAGTGCCCTCAAGCAGGAGCAGCAGTTGCAGCCGGAAGAGCGGCTTGCCCTGCTGGATCGCATCTTGCAGGAGAACCAACGCAATCTGTCCCTGGTGCAGCGGATGGTGGAGGCCCACCGCCTAGAGCGGGGCGAGATCGAGCTACATCCTCGTCTTTGCGATCTGGGATCCCTGGCCCGACGGGTGGCCGAACGCATGGGATCCCTGGCCCGAGAACGGGGGATCGACCTGCGAGTGGAGGGAGAAGGGTGGGCCAATGCCGATGAGGCCGAGCTGGAACGGGCGCTGGTGAACCTGGTGGACAATGCCTTGCGCTACGCCCGCCAGGTGGTGGTGCTGACCATCA
This window harbors:
- a CDS encoding SAM-dependent methyltransferase, with translation MAPRGFKPIQNRSGRESLAPYVRTLPLVIDAMLDLAQVRGDDLLYDLGCGDGRIPIRAAQRCGTRGLGVDIDPERILEAQQAAQAAQVQDRVSFRQQDLLTLDLSPATVVTCYLLPRSHLLIRDKLRSELRPGARLVTHTFDMGDWPPTATTTVSDVINTYTIYLWRI
- a CDS encoding sensor histidine kinase; the encoded protein is MRRRLLEFWRRRFPHSLRTQVALVIASLSFVPNLVFILSVQWILPGTELSPEGSVLLLLWIPLLAGLSAVVGYVLSSLILRPLTLLARELGHLETLISQPARWNLLLRPGDPQEALILRQAFAHLLRQIQIDQLRREAFTATLVHDLKTPLIAFGHLLSALKQEQQLQPEERLALLDRILQENQRNLSLVQRMVEAHRLERGEIELHPRLCDLGSLARRVAERMGSLARERGIDLRVEGEGWANADEAELERALVNLVDNALRYARQVVVLTISPRQIQVRDDGPGLPAPLEELAQPYIAQPIHIAGQHYPTGSGGLGLYIAKRILQAHGGDLCLVETGSQGTTLALVLP